One segment of Primulina tabacum isolate GXHZ01 chromosome 6, ASM2559414v2, whole genome shotgun sequence DNA contains the following:
- the LOC142549463 gene encoding uncharacterized protein LOC142549463, with protein MSRVITKCIASASLFRCAQLRFSRFRATSSKMASESSSSLSPSSAIDFLSLCHRLKTTKRAGWVRKDVQKPESIADHMYRMGLMALIAPDLPGVNREKCIKMAIVHDIAEAIVGDITPADGIPKLEKSRREQEALESMCELLGGGPRAKEIGDLWMEYEENSSLEAKVVKDFDKVEMILQALEYEKEQGKDLEEFFESTAGKFQTDLGKAWALEVASRRRKQN; from the exons ATGAGCCGGGTGATAACCAAATGTATTGCATCTGCCTCTCTTTTTCGCTGCGCTCAGCTTCGTTTCTCACGGTTTCGAGCCACCTCTTCAAAAATGGCATCTGAATCTTCATCCTCGCTCTCTCCTTCCTCCGCCATTGATTTTCTCTCTCTTTGCCACCGTCTCAAG ACGACAAAGAGAGCAGGATGGGTACGGAAAGATGTTCAAAAACCTGAATCAATAGCTGATCACATGTATCGGATGGGATTAATGGCTCTTATTGCTCCTGATCTTCCCGGCGTCAACCGTGAGAA GTGCATAAAAATGGCGATCGTTCATGACATTGCTGAAG CTATTGTTGGTGATATCACTCCTGCTGATGGGATCCCAAAGCTTGAAAAGAGTCGAAGGGAGCAAGAAGCGCTAGAGAGTATGTGTGAACTACTCGGTGGAGGTCCAAGAG CTAAAGAGATTGGTGATTTGTGGATGGAGTACGAAGAGAATTCTTCATTGGAAGCTAAGGTTGTCAAGGACTTTGATAAG GTGGAAATGATACTTCAAGCTTTGGAATATGAAAAAG AGCAAGGGAAAGATTTGGAAGAATTTTTCGAGTCTACTGCAG GCAAGTTCCAAACTGACTTAGGCAAAGCTTGGGCGTTGGAGGTGGCGTCAAGGAGAAGAAAGCAAAACTAA
- the LOC142549464 gene encoding uncharacterized protein LOC142549464: MDSSKILALLFISMLSVSTATTTIKPDCAKPKPKPKPKPKPHPPTKPKPPTLPPIIKPPITLPPVPVPPIVKPPVTLPPVTVPPITLPPVVNPPVVLPPVVVVPPVLTPPTTTPCPPPPSPAKPATCPIDSLKLGACVDLLGGLVHIGLGDPAANECCPILEGLLEAEAAVCLCTTLKIKALNLQIYVPIALQLLLTCGKTPPPGYACSL, from the coding sequence ATGGACTCCTCCAAGATTTTAGCTCTTCTCTTCATTTCCATGCTCTCAGTCTCCACAGCAACCACCACAATCAAACCTGACTGTGCTAAAccaaaaccaaaaccaaaaccaaaaccCAAACCGCACCCGCCCACAAAACCCAAACCCCCCACCCTCCCTCCTATCATAAAACCACCCATAACCCTCCCACCAGTGCCCGTCCCTCCTATTGTAAAACCACCCGTAACACTCCCACCGGTGACCGTCCCTCCTATAACCTTACCACCTGTTGTGAACCCACCGGTTGTCCTCCCTCCGGTGGTGGTGGTGCCACCGGTGCTGACACCACCAACCACTACACCTTGTCCCCCGCCACCATCTCCAGCGAAACCGGCCACCTGCCCAATTGATAGCTTGAAACTCGGTGCTTGTGTGGATCTTCTTGGTGGGCTGGTGCATATAGGGTTGGGTGACCCTGCTGCAAATGAGTGCTGTCCAATTCTTGAAGGGCTTTTGGAAGCAGAAGCAGCTGTGTGCTTGTGCACTACACTTAAAATAAAGGCTCTGAATCTACAAATCTATGTGCCCATCGCTCTTCAGTTGCTTCTGACCTGTGGGAAGACGCCACCTCCTGGATACGCTTGTTCTCTCTAG